A stretch of DNA from Bacillota bacterium:
GCGGGCGCCCTGGCGGCGGGCCGCGATGGCGCGGATGAAGGCGAGCAGCGCGTCGAAGTAGTGCGCCTCGTCGTCCCAGTGGCTCAGGTGGCTTCCTTCGGGGCAGACGACCACGCGGGCGTCGGGGATGCGGCGCCCCATCTCCTCGATGTCCTCCACCGCCATGGTGTCGTGGCGGCCCACCAGGAGGAGCGTGGGCACGCCGATGCGGTGGAGGTCGTCC
This window harbors:
- a CDS encoding alpha/beta hydrolase, which encodes DDLHRIGVPTLLLVGRHDTMAVEDIEEMGRRIPDARVVVCPEGSHLSHWDDEAHYFDALLAFIRAIAARRQGAREH